A single window of Leeuwenhoekiella sp. MAR_2009_132 DNA harbors:
- a CDS encoding ATP-binding protein translates to MINTNLSTDLQNDIFNITQISAIPSILNVICRTTGMKFSAVARVTDEKWITCVSQDECNFGLKTGDELVLETTICNEIKQHHNPVIIDEVVSNATYCNHPTPAKYGFQSYISYPIYRKNGSFFGTLCAIDPEPAKIDNQETKDLFALYAQLISFHLDAVEEINDLNIKLKEEKHIGELRETFIAILGHDLRNPVGTTRMCADILLQMDLPEMANRQASTIKSTSYRMQGLIDNLLDFAKGHLGEGIRLDRITNNQALKKSLNQVTKELKTIDTHHKITLNIDLKQDVNCDINRVGQLYSNLLGNAVKHGAAEEPIIVDVLAINNSFSIRVSNSGDEIPEAKMLNLFKPFFTTNSANNKSGLGLGLYISSEIAKAHNGIIEVTSTQKVTNFLFSMPI, encoded by the coding sequence ATGATCAACACTAACCTAAGTACAGATTTGCAAAATGACATTTTTAATATCACACAAATTAGTGCGATTCCTTCAATATTAAATGTCATTTGTCGTACTACAGGAATGAAATTTTCTGCCGTAGCACGTGTTACAGATGAGAAATGGATTACGTGTGTGTCACAAGACGAATGTAACTTTGGCTTAAAAACGGGAGATGAGTTGGTTTTAGAAACCACAATTTGCAACGAGATTAAACAGCATCACAACCCGGTTATTATTGATGAAGTGGTTAGCAATGCCACCTATTGTAATCATCCTACTCCAGCGAAATACGGGTTTCAAAGCTATATCTCCTATCCCATTTACAGAAAAAATGGAAGCTTTTTTGGTACGCTCTGCGCCATAGACCCTGAACCTGCAAAAATAGACAATCAAGAAACTAAAGATTTATTCGCTCTTTATGCACAGCTTATTTCCTTTCATCTAGATGCGGTTGAAGAAATTAATGACTTAAATATTAAGCTTAAAGAAGAAAAACATATAGGTGAATTACGGGAAACATTTATAGCAATTTTAGGTCACGATCTACGCAATCCTGTAGGTACAACCCGAATGTGTGCAGATATTTTATTACAGATGGATCTGCCCGAAATGGCAAACAGACAGGCGAGTACTATAAAAAGTACCTCCTATCGTATGCAAGGTCTCATTGATAATTTATTAGATTTCGCTAAAGGGCATCTGGGTGAAGGCATACGACTAGATCGTATAACAAATAATCAGGCGCTTAAAAAATCACTAAATCAGGTTACTAAAGAACTTAAAACGATAGATACACATCACAAAATCACCTTAAATATAGATTTAAAGCAAGATGTAAATTGTGATATTAATCGCGTGGGGCAATTGTATTCTAATCTACTCGGAAACGCAGTTAAACATGGTGCTGCAGAAGAGCCTATTATAGTAGATGTCCTAGCCATAAATAACAGCTTTTCTATACGCGTTTCAAATTCGGGTGATGAGATTCCTGAAGCTAAAATGCTCAACTTATTTAAACCTTTTTTTACAACAAATTCTGCTAACAACAAATCGGGTTTAGGCTTAGGTCTTTATATTTCTTCAGAAATAGCAAAAGCACATAACGGAATTATAGAAGTTACTTCAACTCAAAAAGTTACTAACTTTTTATTTTCAATGCCTATTTAG
- a CDS encoding TetR/AcrR family transcriptional regulator, with amino-acid sequence MARKKQYIEEEVLTKAMNLFWRKGYENTSMQMLEKEMGINKFSIYSSFGSKHGLFLESLKCYKSRVAAMFEKFKNATQGVDDIKQFFYDSVEISSEKEAEKGCLLTNTYNEFSESDDPIVNELMSTFMNSLKDLFIEKLKISGYTNEDELLKLANFLVLAKHGLAAASRVNTDKEIKDYIEMTFKNI; translated from the coding sequence ATGGCTCGTAAAAAACAATATATAGAAGAAGAAGTGCTTACCAAGGCAATGAATTTGTTTTGGCGTAAGGGCTATGAAAATACGTCTATGCAAATGCTTGAGAAAGAAATGGGCATTAATAAATTTTCTATTTATTCAAGCTTTGGAAGCAAACACGGTCTTTTTTTAGAAAGTTTAAAATGTTACAAATCTAGAGTGGCAGCGATGTTTGAGAAGTTTAAAAATGCCACACAAGGTGTTGATGATATCAAACAGTTTTTTTATGATTCTGTTGAAATAAGCTCTGAGAAGGAAGCTGAAAAAGGTTGTTTACTTACTAATACCTATAATGAATTCTCAGAAAGTGATGACCCAATAGTAAATGAATTAATGAGTACGTTTATGAATTCACTTAAAGATCTTTTCATTGAAAAATTGAAAATAAGTGGTTACACAAATGAAGATGAACTGCTCAAATTGGCAAATTTTCTGGTTCTTGCAAAACACGGGCTTGCTGCCGCTTCGCGAGTAAATACAGATAAAGAAATTAAAGATTATATAGAAATGACGTTTAAAAACATCTAA
- a CDS encoding nitroreductase family protein has protein sequence MSFLQAMQHRYTTKKYDASKKIDSQKIEELKEILRLSPSSINSQPWKFTFVSDRATKEKLSKVSWINTSKVTDSDTVIVLSRIDSLAAFESQIERELPEGAVNYYKEFIKPQPEAQTKAWFEKQVYLALGVLLSACAEMGIDATPMEGIEPENYDKIIGQSDYTTLVAVAIGYRDPEDANQPSKKPKSRIALDQIIETI, from the coding sequence ATGAGTTTTTTACAAGCGATGCAGCATAGATACACTACAAAAAAATATGATGCATCAAAAAAAATAGACAGTCAGAAGATCGAAGAGTTAAAAGAAATTTTACGTTTATCACCTTCTTCTATTAATAGCCAACCCTGGAAATTTACCTTCGTTTCTGATCGTGCTACTAAAGAGAAACTTTCTAAAGTATCCTGGATAAATACTAGCAAAGTTACAGATAGCGATACGGTAATTGTACTAAGTAGAATAGATAGTTTAGCTGCCTTTGAATCTCAAATTGAACGTGAATTACCCGAGGGCGCTGTTAATTATTATAAAGAATTTATAAAACCACAACCCGAAGCGCAAACCAAAGCCTGGTTTGAAAAGCAGGTATATTTAGCATTAGGTGTTTTATTAAGTGCCTGCGCAGAAATGGGTATAGATGCGACTCCTATGGAAGGTATAGAACCTGAGAACTACGATAAAATCATAGGTCAATCAGATTATACCACACTGGTAGCAGTTGCAATAGGTTATAGAGATCCTGAAGATGCCAACCAACCTAGCAAAAAACCAAAATCTAGAATTGCTTTAGATCAGATTATAGAAACTATTTAA
- a CDS encoding SGNH/GDSL hydrolase family protein: MTSYLNFKKYSKQVLFVLLVSILTTFSGLGQNGNWVATWSCAPYAAGSTNTPPPPYLTNNTLRQVVRVSIGGDTLRLKFSNKTSPESLTLQAVSIAVSQGGSAIDSTTLTSLKFNGNTAITIAPFDTQVSDPVAFALKPGMHIAITTFYGNLDESSSITSHVASRTDSYILPGDQTSLRTFNSPTITAHWFHISAIDVLTQEPSACIGILGDSITDGYGLSGGLQNRWPDIFSQQLLNDSRTKKIGVLNLGIGGSTLIGSGIDRYKDDLLAQTGIKYIIVFYGTNDIYSNASADEIIKAYHKIITDARAQNIKIYGATITPFKGSGHYSKAHEIVRKNVNKWIRTPGNFDAYIDFDKILRDPADPEKILKNYTEDWLHPNIEGYVLLGKSVNLNLFSMKEN; encoded by the coding sequence ATGACAAGTTATTTAAATTTCAAAAAATATAGTAAACAAGTACTATTTGTTTTATTAGTCTCTATATTAACTACTTTCTCTGGTTTAGGTCAAAATGGTAATTGGGTAGCAACCTGGAGTTGTGCACCTTATGCAGCCGGATCAACAAACACCCCTCCTCCTCCCTATTTAACTAATAATACGCTGCGCCAGGTGGTACGTGTATCTATAGGTGGTGATACATTACGTTTAAAGTTTTCAAACAAAACCAGTCCTGAATCACTTACTCTTCAAGCAGTTAGCATTGCTGTTTCACAAGGGGGAAGTGCTATTGATTCAACCACATTAACTTCTTTAAAATTTAATGGAAACACTGCAATTACTATAGCTCCTTTTGACACTCAAGTTTCAGACCCTGTAGCTTTTGCATTAAAGCCGGGTATGCATATCGCTATCACTACTTTTTATGGTAATTTAGATGAATCATCTAGTATTACCAGCCACGTTGCCTCACGTACAGACTCTTATATTCTTCCGGGTGATCAGACTTCATTAAGAACATTTAATAGTCCTACAATAACTGCGCATTGGTTTCATATAAGCGCTATAGATGTTTTAACTCAAGAACCTTCGGCCTGTATTGGTATTTTGGGAGACTCAATTACAGATGGTTATGGACTTTCGGGAGGTTTACAAAACAGATGGCCTGATATTTTTTCGCAGCAATTGCTGAATGATTCCCGAACAAAAAAAATTGGAGTATTAAATTTAGGTATTGGCGGTTCTACACTTATAGGCTCTGGCATAGACAGATATAAAGACGATTTACTGGCACAGACAGGTATAAAATATATAATTGTATTTTATGGCACCAATGACATTTATTCCAACGCTTCAGCAGACGAAATTATAAAAGCGTATCACAAAATTATAACCGATGCACGTGCTCAAAACATAAAAATTTATGGTGCAACGATTACCCCATTTAAAGGCAGTGGACATTATTCTAAAGCTCACGAAATTGTTAGAAAAAATGTAAATAAGTGGATTAGAACTCCTGGTAATTTTGATGCTTATATAGATTTTGACAAAATCCTAAGAGACCCCGCTGACCCTGAAAAGATATTAAAAAACTATACTGAAGACTGGTTACACCCCAATATTGAAGGGTATGTCTTACTGGGGAAATCTGTTAATCTAAATCTTTTCTCAATGAAAGAGAATTAA
- the pgl gene encoding 6-phosphogluconolactonase, whose product MDLRIQENKQRVAEDFSEFFKELCSTGEEVHIALSGGSTPKIVFDQLASEFGADIDWSKVNLYWGDERCVPPSDDESNYKMTVEHLLSKITIPEANIFRILGEDDPEKEAKRYTNVLRDNLPTLNGIPCFDLVILGMGDDGHTASIFPHQIELWEMPESCKVATHPESGQKRITITGKVINAAKTVAFLVTGASKKEKVSAIINEREDYKKFPASLVAPKNGELIWFLDQDAAAGL is encoded by the coding sequence ATGGACTTACGTATACAAGAAAACAAGCAACGTGTTGCTGAAGATTTTTCAGAATTTTTTAAAGAATTGTGTTCAACCGGGGAAGAGGTGCATATTGCCCTTTCGGGCGGAAGCACTCCCAAAATAGTTTTTGATCAACTAGCATCAGAATTTGGTGCAGATATAGACTGGTCAAAAGTAAATTTATACTGGGGCGATGAACGCTGTGTGCCACCTTCAGATGACGAGAGCAATTATAAAATGACGGTAGAACATCTACTTTCTAAAATCACGATTCCTGAAGCTAATATTTTTAGGATACTAGGGGAAGATGACCCCGAAAAAGAAGCTAAACGCTACACAAATGTATTACGTGATAATTTACCCACTCTAAATGGAATCCCATGTTTTGATCTCGTTATCTTAGGAATGGGTGATGATGGGCACACCGCATCTATTTTTCCGCATCAAATTGAATTGTGGGAAATGCCCGAAAGCTGTAAAGTGGCGACGCATCCCGAGAGTGGACAAAAACGTATTACCATTACCGGAAAAGTCATCAATGCGGCTAAAACTGTTGCTTTTTTAGTAACCGGAGCGAGCAAAAAAGAAAAAGTATCTGCTATTATTAATGAGCGCGAAGATTACAAGAAGTTTCCTGCGAGTCTAGTTGCTCCTAAAAACGGTGAATTGATCTGGTTTTTAGATCAGGACGCGGCAGCAGGTTTGTAA
- a CDS encoding cation diffusion facilitator family transporter, translating into MSKVKTAISATYFSIIGNTILAILKGIAGIFGNSYALIADAIESTADIFASFLVLFGLKYADRPPDDNHPYGHGKIEPLITFLVVAFLVTSATVIAYESIENIQTPHLAPKSWTLYVLGAIIIWKEASFRLVLKRSIETNSSSLKADAWHHRSDAITSVMAFLGISIALIFGEGFEAADDWAALLASGIILYNAYLIFRPALGEIMDENRYDDVIELVRVKSLEVPGVLETEKAYIRKAGMNYHLDLHAIVDGTISVTAGHIIAHKLQDHLKEEIPNLNFVLIHIEPGNPLKFQTTETD; encoded by the coding sequence ATGAGTAAAGTAAAAACAGCTATTAGCGCAACCTACTTTAGCATTATAGGAAATACTATACTTGCAATATTAAAAGGTATTGCCGGTATTTTTGGTAATTCATATGCACTAATAGCCGATGCCATCGAATCTACAGCAGATATTTTTGCTTCTTTTTTAGTGCTTTTTGGTTTAAAATATGCAGACCGTCCGCCAGATGATAATCATCCTTATGGTCACGGTAAAATAGAACCCTTAATTACCTTTCTCGTAGTGGCATTTTTAGTGACTTCTGCCACAGTGATTGCGTACGAAAGCATAGAAAATATTCAAACTCCGCACCTCGCTCCAAAATCCTGGACACTTTATGTTTTAGGAGCTATTATTATTTGGAAAGAAGCCTCTTTTCGGCTTGTTTTAAAACGTAGTATAGAGACTAATAGTTCGTCGCTCAAAGCAGATGCCTGGCATCACCGTAGTGATGCAATAACTTCGGTAATGGCATTTTTAGGAATAAGTATTGCACTTATTTTTGGAGAAGGATTTGAAGCTGCAGACGATTGGGCAGCATTACTGGCATCTGGCATTATCTTATACAACGCATATCTGATCTTTAGACCCGCCCTGGGCGAAATAATGGATGAAAACAGATATGATGATGTCATAGAACTGGTACGCGTAAAATCGCTCGAGGTACCCGGAGTTTTAGAAACCGAAAAAGCCTACATACGTAAAGCAGGGATGAATTATCATCTTGATTTACACGCTATCGTAGATGGTACGATAAGCGTAACCGCCGGTCATATTATTGCACACAAATTACAAGACCATTTAAAAGAAGAAATTCCCAACCTCAACTTTGTACTAATACATATTGAGCCCGGGAATCCTTTAAAATTTCAAACTACAGAAACAGATTAG
- a CDS encoding DUF5700 domain-containing putative Zn-dependent protease: MNSIYKNRLLIAFMAIIPFYSIAQTMQFEPLNAYWNLVDTLKKGDSLSKEKWDDFLAIEANRTYVDNQGFDANYLERFRKNLELVYMPKNDSLLQTYIPAIEKDPSSYWFIYKVYVYKKYENELKAFQKQLEDPKYINRIYEQAFEWLPRDLQRKETGVNFYLIGIENDAIAGGEVVIATLWNLYNQDKINQGSTAGHEMHHILRNPVNFENVAEADLGLLYFLNGVLNEGSADMIDKPKNIQFEDEIPGELQFKEFVLYQADSIIKVVNTNIIELQNSKGASFKTERDYRNLVKWTSGHCPGYYMADIIVRNGYKKQLLKNIQNPFYFMYLYNKAAKKDKSSPALFSESSIKYIKSLETKYWVEPRGKA; the protein is encoded by the coding sequence ATGAACTCCATATATAAAAACAGATTACTTATCGCTTTTATGGCTATTATTCCATTTTATTCTATTGCACAGACAATGCAATTTGAACCCTTAAATGCCTATTGGAATTTAGTTGATACGCTTAAGAAAGGAGACTCACTTTCCAAAGAAAAGTGGGATGATTTTTTAGCAATAGAGGCTAACAGAACATATGTAGATAATCAGGGGTTTGATGCAAACTATTTAGAACGGTTTAGAAAGAATTTAGAACTCGTTTATATGCCTAAAAATGATAGTTTATTACAAACATATATTCCGGCTATTGAAAAAGATCCTTCCTCGTATTGGTTTATTTACAAAGTATATGTTTATAAAAAGTATGAGAACGAGTTGAAAGCATTTCAAAAGCAGCTTGAAGATCCTAAGTATATAAATAGAATCTACGAGCAAGCCTTTGAGTGGCTTCCCAGAGATTTACAACGCAAAGAAACTGGCGTAAATTTTTATTTAATAGGAATTGAAAATGATGCAATTGCTGGGGGTGAAGTGGTAATAGCGACGCTGTGGAATTTATACAATCAAGACAAAATAAACCAGGGAAGTACAGCAGGACACGAGATGCACCACATTTTAAGAAATCCTGTAAATTTTGAAAACGTGGCAGAAGCAGATTTGGGGTTACTCTATTTTTTAAATGGAGTGCTTAATGAAGGTTCTGCAGATATGATAGATAAGCCAAAGAATATTCAGTTTGAAGATGAAATACCTGGAGAACTTCAATTTAAAGAATTTGTGCTTTACCAGGCAGATAGTATTATAAAGGTCGTAAACACTAATATTATTGAATTACAAAACTCTAAGGGAGCCTCTTTTAAAACGGAAAGGGACTACCGCAATCTGGTAAAATGGACGAGTGGTCATTGCCCGGGCTATTATATGGCTGATATTATAGTGCGCAACGGTTACAAAAAACAGCTTTTAAAAAATATACAGAACCCGTTTTATTTTATGTATCTCTATAATAAAGCAGCAAAAAAAGATAAATCCAGTCCTGCGTTATTTTCTGAATCATCTATAAAATATATAAAATCTTTAGAAACTAAATACTGGGTAGAACCTCGTGGTAAAGCTTAA
- a CDS encoding carboxymuconolactone decarboxylase family protein, producing MTTLKIHDLETAPEASKPFLEKSQKTNGMIPGLHGVLAGAPGLLEGYQNLHKLFMDSSFDKDELTVVWQTINVEHECHYCVPAHTAIANMMKVDDSITESLRNETPLENSKLEALRTFTLSMVRNRGNVSQQELQAFYDAGYGERQVLEVILGLSQKVISNYTNHIANTPVDAPFEKFAWKK from the coding sequence ATGACAACTTTAAAAATTCACGATTTAGAAACTGCTCCCGAAGCCAGCAAACCTTTTTTAGAAAAATCACAAAAAACCAATGGTATGATTCCCGGTTTACATGGGGTTTTAGCCGGTGCTCCGGGATTATTAGAAGGATATCAGAACCTACATAAATTATTTATGGATTCTTCTTTTGATAAAGACGAACTAACAGTCGTATGGCAGACCATTAATGTGGAGCACGAGTGCCACTACTGCGTTCCTGCGCATACAGCGATTGCTAATATGATGAAAGTAGATGATAGCATTACAGAATCTTTGCGTAATGAGACTCCGTTAGAAAATTCAAAATTAGAAGCATTACGTACGTTTACATTATCTATGGTACGTAATCGGGGTAATGTTTCACAACAAGAACTTCAAGCATTTTACGACGCGGGTTATGGTGAACGACAGGTACTTGAAGTAATCCTGGGTCTATCTCAAAAGGTGATAAGTAATTATACAAATCACATTGCAAATACTCCGGTAGATGCTCCTTTTGAAAAATTTGCCTGGAAAAAATAA
- a CDS encoding DUF6503 family protein yields the protein MKIKFLSGILTLLFISCGFNGKEKEETASVPKFQNNGHELVYNMVQKVGSYDLLKTKKDVVYTYTYQTPDGKADISTEKYVFDGEYSYGAYMQHERTLPELEGLIEQGYDGSNFWLRHNGEYVESEDQLQRVKFNRPTNFYWFTMMQKLLDDGITYEYLGEKTVNNKAYDIVKISFDFAKSKPTDIYQVYINKETGLIDQFLFTVVDFGVIETPYLMLLEYENIDGILIPVNRKYKKSTWDSALNNDPWITVTWTNIKFNNDLKPELFKK from the coding sequence ATGAAAATTAAATTTCTATCAGGGATTCTAACGCTGCTCTTTATCTCTTGTGGCTTTAACGGAAAAGAAAAAGAAGAAACAGCTTCGGTACCAAAATTTCAAAATAATGGTCACGAGTTGGTATATAATATGGTTCAAAAAGTTGGTAGTTACGATTTGCTAAAAACCAAAAAAGATGTTGTATATACGTATACATATCAAACACCAGACGGCAAAGCAGATATTTCTACTGAAAAATATGTTTTTGATGGAGAGTATTCTTATGGAGCGTATATGCAACACGAGAGAACGCTACCCGAATTAGAGGGATTAATTGAACAAGGTTATGATGGCTCTAATTTCTGGCTTAGGCATAATGGCGAATATGTAGAGAGTGAAGATCAACTGCAACGGGTAAAATTTAATAGACCTACTAATTTTTATTGGTTTACCATGATGCAAAAATTACTCGATGATGGTATAACCTATGAGTATTTGGGCGAAAAGACAGTAAATAATAAAGCTTATGATATTGTCAAAATTAGTTTCGACTTTGCTAAAAGTAAGCCTACCGATATTTACCAGGTTTATATCAATAAAGAAACGGGATTAATAGATCAGTTTTTATTTACTGTAGTTGATTTTGGTGTGATTGAAACACCCTATCTAATGTTACTTGAGTATGAGAATATAGATGGGATTTTAATTCCTGTTAATCGCAAATACAAGAAATCAACCTGGGATTCTGCACTTAATAACGATCCCTGGATTACCGTAACCTGGACCAATATTAAATTTAACAACGACTTAAAGCCAGAATTGTTTAAAAAATAG
- a CDS encoding VOC family protein encodes MSTKSRIRGIDHIGITVPNVTEASLFLEQAFDAKTLYDLVQKDEEPMEGEETEKQLGIPQGAKVVHMKLMQLGKSATLELFEFENTSQKKPVALNDFGITHFAVYVDDITYAAERFKTAGGELLSQPHGLGGIEKGPDNAGVYGRAPWGSLIELITYPDGLQKESINRWTPPQRN; translated from the coding sequence ATGAGCACTAAATCACGCATACGCGGTATAGACCACATTGGAATCACCGTACCTAATGTAACCGAAGCTTCACTATTTTTAGAACAGGCTTTTGATGCTAAAACATTGTATGACTTGGTACAAAAAGATGAAGAACCTATGGAAGGTGAGGAAACTGAAAAACAATTAGGTATTCCTCAAGGTGCAAAAGTGGTACATATGAAACTCATGCAACTGGGTAAAAGCGCCACTTTAGAGCTTTTTGAATTTGAAAATACAAGTCAGAAAAAACCTGTTGCGTTAAATGATTTTGGCATTACGCATTTTGCAGTTTACGTAGATGATATAACGTATGCTGCAGAACGTTTTAAAACTGCCGGTGGCGAATTACTATCGCAACCGCACGGTTTAGGTGGTATAGAAAAAGGACCTGATAATGCCGGGGTTTATGGTAGAGCTCCTTGGGGTAGTCTTATTGAATTGATCACATACCCGGACGGATTACAAAAAGAATCTATAAACCGCTGGACCCCACCACAAAGAAATTAA
- a CDS encoding DsbA family protein codes for MSNKLKIDIVSDVVCPWCTIGYKRLEKAIAELGIEDQIEIEWQPFELNPNMPVEGQNLREHISEKYGSTLEQQEESQQRMADAGAELGFTFDYFEEMRMANTFEAHILLEYAHEFGKQTQLKMQLTKAFFSERKDVSKRDILKQALLDVGLNAEDALSKLDSEEARYEVRTKQAYWKNLGVNSVPTFVFDRKSALTGAQPVDVFKQVLTEATQTNT; via the coding sequence ATGTCTAATAAATTAAAAATTGATATTGTTTCAGATGTAGTTTGCCCGTGGTGTACTATAGGTTATAAACGACTGGAGAAAGCAATTGCAGAACTGGGAATAGAAGACCAGATTGAGATAGAATGGCAACCTTTTGAGTTGAATCCTAATATGCCTGTAGAAGGGCAAAATCTAAGGGAACACATTTCAGAAAAATACGGTTCTACTTTAGAACAGCAAGAAGAATCACAACAACGTATGGCAGATGCCGGTGCAGAGTTAGGCTTTACCTTTGATTATTTTGAAGAGATGCGTATGGCAAATACATTTGAAGCGCATATCTTATTAGAATATGCTCACGAATTTGGTAAGCAAACGCAGTTAAAAATGCAATTGACTAAAGCATTTTTTAGCGAGCGTAAAGATGTTTCTAAACGAGATATTCTAAAACAAGCACTACTTGACGTGGGCTTAAATGCCGAAGATGCGCTAAGCAAATTAGATAGTGAAGAAGCGCGATATGAAGTGCGTACTAAACAAGCCTACTGGAAAAATCTGGGTGTAAACTCTGTACCTACATTTGTTTTTGATCGTAAAAGTGCATTAACAGGCGCACAGCCGGTAGATGTTTTTAAACAGGTTCTTACTGAAGCTACTCAAACTAATACTTAA
- a CDS encoding EthD domain-containing protein, producing the protein MIKMTMLLKRNPKLTHEEFVKHHIEIHGPLFRKIPEADKHCIRYIQTHPIKQKTSAVEVEDYDGTAELWFDSLEGLENTLNSDFYKNHVFPDEKTFLDHENTQVTIGDQVEIITNTNS; encoded by the coding sequence ATGATAAAAATGACCATGTTGTTGAAACGAAATCCAAAACTCACTCACGAAGAATTTGTAAAACACCATATTGAGATACACGGCCCATTATTTAGAAAAATCCCGGAAGCAGATAAACATTGCATCCGTTATATACAAACCCATCCTATAAAACAAAAAACGAGTGCTGTTGAAGTCGAAGATTATGACGGCACTGCAGAACTTTGGTTTGATAGTTTAGAAGGTCTGGAAAACACACTCAATTCAGATTTTTATAAAAATCATGTATTTCCTGATGAAAAAACTTTTTTAGATCACGAGAATACACAGGTAACCATTGGCGATCAAGTAGAAATTATAACGAATACTAATTCCTAA
- a CDS encoding EthD family reductase → MIKLTVMYPNSADLKFDKDYYINQHSKLIAELIGEAIVASDVNFGIAGATPDLPAPYVLIANVTFESMESFQHSFGANAETILADLPNFTNAKPQVQLSEIA, encoded by the coding sequence ATGATAAAATTAACTGTAATGTATCCTAATAGTGCAGATTTGAAGTTTGATAAAGATTATTACATAAATCAGCACAGTAAATTAATAGCAGAACTAATAGGTGAAGCAATAGTTGCTTCAGATGTAAATTTTGGTATTGCCGGTGCGACTCCAGATTTACCAGCGCCATATGTACTAATCGCAAATGTTACTTTTGAATCTATGGAAAGTTTTCAGCATTCATTTGGCGCCAATGCTGAAACAATTTTAGCAGATCTTCCAAATTTTACTAATGCTAAACCACAAGTGCAACTAAGTGAAATTGCATAA
- a CDS encoding EamA family transporter, with protein sequence MDKLKGIAFVSIGAASYGVLATIVKLANNAGFGTAALTFLQFVFGVVVLSIISFFLSKKQENQEQKSQKYSAKYPKLKLILFGAPLGLTSCFYYLAIQYVPVSIGIILLMQTVWMSIILEYFIDRQLVNRTKLIGAVVVLLGTVLASRIFESDFNFSAVGFGYGFLAALSYTVTMYATNKVSVELPNITRSKYLVLGGFIAILLFWNIQIIEELNTVALIKWGVVLGLFGTVLPPILFNNGVPKIGAGLAGILATLEIPVSILSAYFMLNERIGILQAVGILIILVTIIKINMQKQSTKIN encoded by the coding sequence ATGGATAAATTAAAAGGAATAGCCTTTGTATCTATAGGAGCAGCAAGCTATGGCGTTCTGGCAACTATAGTAAAACTGGCTAACAATGCAGGTTTTGGTACCGCTGCCCTTACCTTTCTACAGTTTGTTTTTGGAGTGGTGGTTTTGAGCATTATCTCTTTCTTTCTATCTAAAAAACAAGAAAACCAAGAGCAGAAATCTCAAAAATATTCGGCTAAATATCCCAAACTGAAATTAATTCTTTTTGGTGCCCCTTTAGGTTTAACCAGTTGTTTTTACTATTTAGCGATACAATATGTACCGGTTTCTATAGGTATCATTCTTCTTATGCAAACCGTATGGATGAGCATAATACTTGAGTATTTTATAGATCGCCAGCTCGTAAACCGGACCAAACTTATAGGAGCAGTTGTGGTATTACTGGGGACGGTTCTCGCATCACGTATTTTTGAAAGTGATTTTAACTTTAGCGCTGTTGGCTTTGGATACGGTTTTCTTGCCGCCCTTTCGTATACTGTCACGATGTATGCTACAAATAAAGTTTCGGTAGAATTGCCTAATATCACCCGAAGTAAATATCTGGTTTTGGGCGGTTTTATAGCCATTCTCCTGTTTTGGAATATTCAGATTATCGAAGAATTAAATACTGTGGCACTTATAAAATGGGGTGTTGTATTAGGTCTTTTTGGTACTGTCTTACCTCCTATTCTTTTTAATAATGGAGTGCCTAAAATAGGTGCAGGTTTAGCAGGAATACTGGCAACATTAGAAATACCGGTTTCTATATTGAGTGCCTATTTTATGCTGAATGAACGCATAGGAATTTTACAGGCTGTAGGTATTCTTATTATTTTAGTTACGATTATAAAAATTAACATGCAGAAACAAAGCACAAAAATCAATTAG